One genomic window of Paenibacillus xylanilyticus includes the following:
- a CDS encoding cache domain-containing sensor histidine kinase — MIKLIHRATQFSLQTKVFLTFLALLMFVLGCFIVYVNVIVIRPLKQKTEQDMLVTATKVREQVDLYVEQQNQLSQRILASKDIFATMEKSSAAHSNFERLNQIRKLKDIMFQAIGPSMNMKDMTIYDKEGVLLTSYLGSGDLPAMLSSMVANSGDGREWEGNGFILVRQEDTISFVRTINDQNGKVYGYLSILMDQAYIQKLTDGIAAGEVYILNQQGKQMTGSESGTMLSKWTKPISDEGLEVDKQNNYVTHSTSPSTGWITYIVTPKQSVLGSIHSVQSMSILLITALMLVSFVYILLTTRNLLLPIRKLRSQIWRINYSNMNLKVDERPKNNDLLLLNEAFQDLMERLQQSIDREKAALHEEVMARNSALQAQIAPHFIHNVLYLISIAAQEGKTKVVSDMCKHLSDSLRYIVSSPYAHVTLADELEHTRHYLSLVQQKYEEDLEWEIHADALASEIRLPRLVIQPFVENCIEHAFSNTAPPWRIQITVKQYNGLWALEIKDNGEGFPLEKMQEILAKVQESAAGENHLLNHPTSLGNMGMLNSINRLKLMYSNRLFFNIFNNHAHGENGATIQIIGSLTKDFY, encoded by the coding sequence ATGATAAAGCTGATACATCGGGCAACACAATTCAGTTTGCAAACGAAGGTATTCTTGACATTTCTGGCCCTGCTAATGTTCGTGCTGGGCTGTTTTATCGTTTATGTAAACGTTATCGTTATCCGCCCGCTCAAACAAAAAACGGAGCAGGATATGCTGGTGACAGCGACTAAAGTCAGAGAGCAGGTTGATCTCTATGTCGAGCAGCAGAACCAGTTGTCCCAGCGAATTTTGGCCAGCAAGGATATCTTTGCAACGATGGAGAAGAGTTCCGCGGCTCACAGTAATTTCGAGAGGCTGAATCAGATCCGGAAGCTGAAAGACATCATGTTTCAGGCCATCGGACCCAGCATGAATATGAAGGACATGACGATCTATGACAAGGAAGGGGTACTGCTTACCTCGTACCTGGGAAGTGGAGATCTTCCCGCCATGCTCAGCAGTATGGTGGCTAACAGCGGCGATGGACGAGAGTGGGAAGGGAACGGATTCATTCTGGTGCGCCAAGAAGATACGATCTCCTTCGTCCGCACAATCAATGATCAGAACGGGAAGGTGTACGGTTACTTGAGTATTCTAATGGATCAGGCTTATATCCAAAAACTTACTGACGGAATTGCTGCAGGGGAGGTGTATATTCTGAACCAGCAAGGTAAGCAAATGACCGGATCAGAATCGGGAACCATGTTGTCGAAATGGACCAAACCGATATCCGACGAAGGATTGGAAGTGGACAAACAGAACAACTACGTCACGCATTCGACCTCCCCCAGCACGGGATGGATTACCTATATCGTTACACCGAAACAGTCAGTACTGGGCTCGATCCATTCGGTACAGAGTATGTCGATTCTACTGATTACAGCCTTGATGCTGGTGTCTTTTGTGTATATCCTCTTGACCACACGCAATTTGCTGCTTCCGATCCGCAAGCTTCGCAGTCAGATCTGGCGTATCAATTACAGCAACATGAATCTGAAGGTCGACGAGAGACCGAAGAACAATGACTTGCTGCTGCTGAATGAAGCCTTTCAGGATTTGATGGAACGGTTGCAGCAATCGATAGACCGGGAAAAGGCAGCATTACATGAAGAAGTCATGGCGCGCAATTCGGCTTTGCAGGCTCAGATTGCTCCTCATTTTATACACAACGTCCTGTATCTCATCAGCATCGCAGCACAGGAGGGAAAGACCAAGGTTGTATCGGATATGTGCAAACATCTCTCGGACAGTCTGCGCTATATTGTGTCTTCTCCTTATGCACACGTGACCTTGGCAGATGAGCTGGAGCATACGAGACACTACTTGTCACTTGTACAGCAGAAGTATGAAGAAGATCTGGAGTGGGAAATTCATGCCGACGCTTTGGCAAGCGAAATACGACTTCCGAGGCTGGTCATTCAACCTTTTGTAGAGAATTGCATTGAACATGCCTTTTCCAATACGGCACCGCCTTGGCGCATTCAAATTACGGTGAAACAATATAACGGACTATGGGCTCTGGAGATTAAGGATAACGGAGAGGGCTTCCCACTTGAGAAAATGCAGGAGATCCTCGCAAAGGTTCAGGAATCCGCTGCTGGAGAGAACCATCTTCTCAATCACCCAACGTCCCTTGGTAATATGGGGATGCTCAATAGCATCAACCGGCTCAAACTGATGTATAGCAATCGGCTTTTTTTCAATATTTTCAACAATCACGCACATGGCGAAAACGGAGCCACCATTCAGATCATCGGCTCGCTAACAAAGGATTTTTACTAG
- a CDS encoding response regulator, which translates to MYNIMIVEDSKPILRNIKMLLDALTLPVHVVATAANGEDALAAIQVEPIDLLLTDIRMPKMDGLSLIEQAKKANPDLKVILISGYSDFEYTRKALNLQVFDYLLKPVEQEALEEVMRRVIDQLDQQKSRNLNVLQEVVEPQCYAEVQKGEDFSLYSQMMIILRKQPFTPGKEQWTQQTILGAVEVLFAPQPCRVLQSQTPNQYIVLVNKGALAAYSSLHECLESLRRHLVTYHMDAMIGGQLLSSDSGHLPEVYHQITSILSAQQRLNQGLALDTGNPVSTARLESGCLDSALESTFVQMIQAYQKDRFALKLSELLDRWAGEHVHVREVERFIGLLVDTFAHLYEEQGSGIRLGLEHRAKQLLEAPTYAEFCQELQEWTGQCFDMLQSQVRKSKELLFEQMDEYIKLHKYSHLSINDVALKFHVSPSYVSRVIKKVTQATFVQYYTRLRIQEACRLMEQQPDMKFKELSDLLSFSDQHYFSKVFKEYTGYSPTEYKELMPDI; encoded by the coding sequence ATGTATAACATCATGATAGTAGAGGATAGCAAACCAATATTGCGTAACATAAAAATGCTTTTGGATGCGCTTACCCTGCCCGTTCATGTGGTGGCTACAGCAGCGAATGGAGAGGATGCCCTGGCTGCAATTCAGGTTGAGCCCATTGATCTGCTGCTAACCGATATTCGGATGCCGAAGATGGACGGGTTATCGTTGATTGAGCAGGCGAAGAAAGCGAATCCGGACTTGAAAGTGATTCTGATTAGTGGCTATAGCGACTTTGAATATACACGAAAAGCGCTCAACCTGCAGGTGTTCGACTATTTGCTGAAACCGGTAGAGCAAGAAGCGTTAGAAGAGGTCATGAGACGGGTGATTGACCAGCTTGATCAGCAGAAATCCAGAAATTTGAATGTCCTGCAAGAGGTTGTCGAGCCTCAGTGTTATGCTGAAGTGCAAAAGGGAGAGGACTTTTCGCTGTATTCTCAGATGATGATCATTTTGCGCAAGCAGCCATTTACACCCGGGAAGGAACAATGGACACAGCAGACGATTCTTGGCGCCGTGGAGGTACTTTTTGCTCCGCAGCCTTGTCGTGTGTTACAGAGTCAAACGCCGAATCAATATATCGTTCTCGTAAACAAGGGAGCGCTTGCTGCATATTCCTCCTTGCATGAATGTCTGGAATCACTTCGTCGGCATTTGGTTACGTATCATATGGATGCGATGATTGGAGGGCAGCTGCTGTCCTCTGATTCGGGACATCTGCCTGAAGTCTATCATCAAATAACGTCTATATTGTCTGCACAGCAGCGGTTGAACCAAGGATTGGCACTCGATACCGGAAATCCGGTTTCGACGGCCAGGCTGGAATCAGGATGTCTGGATTCCGCCTTGGAATCCACATTTGTGCAAATGATACAGGCTTATCAGAAAGATCGGTTCGCTCTGAAGCTCTCCGAGCTGCTGGATCGTTGGGCGGGGGAGCATGTGCATGTGAGAGAGGTGGAACGTTTCATTGGGTTATTGGTGGACACATTCGCTCATTTGTACGAAGAACAAGGATCGGGGATCAGGCTCGGTCTTGAGCATCGGGCCAAACAGCTCTTGGAAGCACCGACATATGCAGAATTCTGCCAGGAACTACAGGAATGGACAGGGCAGTGTTTTGATATGCTGCAGTCGCAAGTCCGAAAAAGCAAGGAGCTCCTATTCGAGCAGATGGACGAGTATATCAAGCTTCATAAATATTCCCATTTATCCATCAACGACGTTGCTTTGAAGTTTCACGTCAGTCCATCTTATGTGAGCAGGGTGATCAAAAAAGTAACACAAGCCACGTTTGTTCAGTATTATACCCGGCTGAGAATACAGGAAGCCTGCAGGCTGATGGAACAGCAGCCTGATATGAAGTTTAAGGAATTATCGGACCTCCTATCCTTCAGTGATCAGCATTATTTCTCTAAGGTGTTCAAGGAGTATACAGGATACAGCCCTACGGAATACAAAGAATTGATGCCTGATATTTAG
- a CDS encoding MerR family transcriptional regulator, protein MTYSISEVARELNLTVYTLRYYDKEGLMPFVERTPSGVRKFKESDIDFLKIIQCLKLTGMPIKDIKDFIEWCSEGDSTLQERYDMFIERKASVQAQMEELRKTMEVIEHKCDYYKTAIAAGTEAIHKKNKMGQSVTN, encoded by the coding sequence ATGACATACTCGATCAGCGAAGTTGCCAGAGAATTGAATCTCACCGTATATACATTGCGTTATTATGATAAAGAAGGGCTTATGCCTTTCGTCGAACGTACCCCGAGCGGAGTGCGCAAGTTTAAAGAATCGGACATTGATTTTCTGAAAATTATTCAGTGCTTGAAACTCACTGGTATGCCGATTAAGGATATCAAGGATTTCATTGAATGGTGTTCCGAAGGTGACTCCACGCTGCAGGAAAGATACGACATGTTCATTGAACGTAAGGCCAGTGTGCAAGCACAAATGGAAGAACTGAGAAAGACTATGGAAGTCATTGAACACAAATGTGACTATTATAAAACCGCCATCGCTGCAGGAACGGAAGCTATCCATAAAAAGAATAAGATGGGTCAATCGGTGACCAATTAA
- a CDS encoding NAD(P)-dependent alcohol dehydrogenase, with protein sequence MITAKARAVDGPDQSFRSAEIKRRDLDTHDVLIEIKYAGICHSDIHTAHGEWGPVNYPLVPGHEIAGIVTEVGPEVSKYKVGDRVGVGCMVDSCGECENCRRGEEQYCLKGNIQTYAGVDKYGEPTQGGYSTHIVVTENFVVRIPDNIALDAAAPLLCAGITTYSPLRHWGAAPGKKVAIVGMGGLGHMAVKIAHAMGAEVTVLSQSLNKKEDGLQFGANHYYATSEAETFEKLAGSFDLIINTVSANIDINAYFGLLTLDGTLVNVGAPGEPLAVNVMSLIGHRRSFAGSMIGGIRETQEMMDFCAKHDITPQIEVISADQIDEAYQRVLASDVKYRFVIDTSTM encoded by the coding sequence ATGATAACTGCTAAAGCACGTGCTGTGGACGGACCGGATCAATCATTCCGGTCAGCTGAAATTAAACGACGCGATCTGGACACACATGATGTCCTGATTGAAATCAAATATGCCGGCATTTGTCACTCTGACATTCATACGGCTCACGGTGAGTGGGGCCCTGTGAACTATCCGCTGGTTCCTGGTCATGAAATTGCAGGAATTGTCACAGAAGTAGGACCTGAAGTTTCTAAATATAAAGTGGGTGACCGAGTAGGCGTCGGATGTATGGTGGACTCCTGTGGGGAATGCGAAAATTGCCGCCGCGGAGAAGAACAGTACTGCCTTAAAGGCAATATTCAAACGTATGCTGGGGTTGATAAATACGGTGAACCTACACAAGGTGGATATTCGACTCACATCGTTGTAACGGAAAATTTCGTTGTCCGGATTCCGGATAACATTGCGCTGGATGCAGCTGCACCGTTACTCTGCGCAGGGATCACGACGTACTCGCCTCTCCGTCATTGGGGAGCAGCTCCAGGCAAAAAAGTAGCGATTGTAGGTATGGGCGGGCTCGGTCATATGGCTGTCAAAATCGCACATGCCATGGGTGCCGAGGTAACAGTGCTGTCTCAGTCTCTGAACAAAAAGGAAGATGGTTTGCAGTTTGGTGCAAACCATTATTACGCCACAAGTGAAGCTGAAACGTTTGAGAAACTTGCGGGTTCCTTCGATTTGATCATTAACACGGTAAGTGCCAATATCGACATTAACGCTTACTTCGGATTGCTTACGCTGGATGGTACACTCGTAAACGTAGGTGCACCTGGTGAGCCGCTCGCAGTTAACGTCATGTCTCTCATCGGTCATCGTCGTTCATTTGCAGGTTCCATGATCGGTGGTATTCGTGAGACTCAGGAAATGATGGACTTCTGTGCGAAACATGACATCACACCTCAGATCGAGGTGATCTCGGCTGATCAAATCGACGAAGCTTACCAACGCGTACTTGCTTCGGATGTGAAGTACAGATTCGTTATTGATACCAGCACGATGTAA
- a CDS encoding glycoside hydrolase family 43 protein, with translation MQFNNPVIKGFYPDPSVCRVDDTYYLICSSFQYFPGVPIFESKDLINWEQIGHCLTKTSQVQLAHVNSSGGVFAPTLRHHNGRFYMTTTNDTTRQNFYVWTDDIYGEWSEPIFVDQGGIDPDLYFEDHKTYFMSNGSDDFGVSGIVQCEIEIETGKKLTPSRTIWQGTGGRYLESPHMYKINGLYYLLAAEGGTEYGHMETYARGSSVSGPFEAYPHNPVLTNRNLGGYELQGVGHGDLVQDVEGNWWLFHLGFRQIGQWQTFHHLGREVFVAPVTFDEDGWFTAGHHGTTLLTFETDRISQSVVQVEKKSFTFDNTEWDKDWCYLRHPHSENYMLQSNKLTLRGTDVSLDQPGTPTFIGIRQKDFNAIISCDVHLTDGEAGITLYMDEHHHYDLAIRKDAEGYKVIERLNIGDIKSVEKEVDLGSLNQATLKIRATNDRYTFSLDTHGQEIELDSAHTKYLSSEVAGGFTGVVIGLYAYGEGAQAEFSQFKCDYI, from the coding sequence ATGCAGTTTAACAATCCCGTCATCAAAGGTTTCTATCCAGATCCAAGCGTATGCAGGGTAGACGATACGTATTATCTGATATGCAGTTCATTTCAATACTTCCCCGGAGTACCCATATTCGAAAGCAAAGATCTGATTAACTGGGAACAGATTGGTCATTGTCTAACCAAAACGAGTCAGGTTCAGCTTGCACATGTGAACAGTTCAGGAGGCGTATTCGCTCCCACCCTTCGGCACCATAACGGGCGATTCTACATGACAACCACGAATGATACGACCCGCCAGAACTTCTATGTGTGGACAGACGATATTTATGGCGAGTGGTCTGAGCCCATATTCGTGGATCAGGGCGGAATCGATCCGGACTTGTATTTCGAAGACCACAAAACGTACTTTATGAGTAACGGTTCTGACGATTTCGGTGTCTCGGGGATCGTTCAATGTGAGATTGAGATTGAAACGGGCAAAAAGCTTACGCCGAGCCGAACAATATGGCAAGGTACGGGTGGACGTTACCTGGAAAGTCCTCATATGTATAAGATCAACGGCCTTTATTATCTTTTGGCTGCTGAAGGAGGCACCGAATACGGTCACATGGAAACGTACGCACGCGGATCCTCTGTCTCCGGACCGTTCGAAGCCTATCCTCACAATCCGGTGTTAACCAACCGTAACCTTGGCGGTTATGAACTGCAGGGTGTTGGGCATGGCGATCTGGTTCAGGATGTTGAGGGTAATTGGTGGCTCTTCCATCTGGGATTCCGGCAAATTGGACAATGGCAGACGTTTCACCATCTTGGACGCGAAGTTTTTGTAGCACCTGTAACCTTCGATGAAGACGGCTGGTTTACAGCAGGTCACCATGGAACGACTTTATTAACATTTGAAACAGATCGGATATCCCAATCTGTCGTTCAGGTGGAGAAGAAGTCATTTACTTTTGATAACACGGAATGGGACAAGGACTGGTGTTATCTCAGACATCCTCATTCAGAGAATTATATGCTGCAATCCAACAAACTAACGCTGAGAGGAACAGACGTCTCTCTGGATCAACCGGGCACGCCTACCTTCATTGGTATACGGCAAAAGGACTTCAATGCCATCATTTCTTGTGATGTTCATCTTACAGACGGAGAAGCAGGCATCACCCTGTATATGGATGAGCACCATCATTATGATCTGGCTATACGAAAAGACGCTGAAGGTTATAAGGTGATCGAGCGCCTGAATATCGGAGATATCAAATCGGTTGAAAAAGAAGTTGATCTCGGAAGTCTTAACCAAGCCACATTGAAGATCCGGGCAACCAATGATCGTTATACCTTTAGCTTGGATACCCATGGCCAGGAGATTGAATTAGACAGCGCACATACGAAATACCTATCCTCTGAGGTAGCCGGCGGGTTTACAGGTGTCGTTATCGGTTTGTATGCCTATGGCGAAGGAGCTCAGGCAGAATTCTCTCAATTCAAGTGCGACTATATATAA
- a CDS encoding ArsR/SmtB family transcription factor yields MIQSNGESRFMPLYDALASEVRWRIMELIADQEMSVKDIAAQIKLSPSIVTMHIRKLEQAELIGSRRVRRNGGTHKMCFLKQKKIEIELPAASRVTNMREQTISVGHYTAFDIYPTCGLGTREKEIGVWDDPRYFLDPERVQASILWFGRGYVEYKTPNYLYPNPNADAIEISMEIASEAPGLRDDWPSDITFTFNGIKLGTWTSPADFGRAARGKYTPEWWHRNVNQYGLLKTIRVDASGTTIDGEWMSDVTLNDVKLGEPFWTLRFAVEEQADHVGGLTLYGAGFGNHDQDIVIRVYVDDKPNYG; encoded by the coding sequence ATGATTCAATCGAACGGGGAGTCCCGGTTTATGCCTTTATACGATGCGCTGGCCAGTGAAGTTCGCTGGCGGATTATGGAGTTGATCGCCGACCAGGAGATGAGTGTCAAGGATATTGCCGCACAGATCAAACTTAGCCCGTCTATTGTCACGATGCATATTCGAAAACTGGAACAAGCCGAATTAATTGGAAGCCGAAGAGTCCGGCGTAATGGAGGAACACACAAAATGTGTTTTCTCAAACAAAAAAAGATCGAAATCGAGCTGCCCGCAGCCAGCAGAGTGACGAATATGAGGGAACAGACCATTTCGGTTGGTCATTATACGGCGTTTGATATTTATCCCACTTGTGGTCTGGGTACAAGGGAAAAGGAAATTGGGGTATGGGACGATCCTCGCTATTTCCTGGATCCTGAACGGGTTCAAGCTTCCATCCTTTGGTTTGGGAGAGGTTATGTGGAGTATAAAACGCCTAACTATCTATATCCCAATCCCAATGCGGATGCTATAGAAATCTCCATGGAAATCGCTTCTGAAGCACCCGGTTTAAGAGATGATTGGCCATCAGATATTACCTTCACCTTCAATGGTATTAAGCTTGGAACCTGGACAAGTCCAGCGGATTTCGGCAGGGCGGCACGAGGCAAATATACACCGGAATGGTGGCATCGCAACGTGAATCAATATGGATTATTAAAGACGATTCGAGTGGATGCTTCGGGAACAACGATAGATGGGGAGTGGATGTCAGATGTGACGCTGAATGATGTGAAGCTGGGTGAGCCGTTCTGGACACTCCGGTTTGCGGTTGAAGAACAAGCGGATCATGTCGGGGGATTGACGTTGTACGGAGCTGGGTTCGGTAACCATGATCAGGACATTGTAATCCGAGTATATGTCGATGACAAACCAAATTATGGTTAA
- a CDS encoding methyl-accepting chemotaxis protein translates to MSTRLIAAFLTVLIIPTALIGYFSYHSAQEQVQKSMTDPMNTILTMAGQHINNLVGTKAELLSYIDRMLSADASQVNIEAVQAELNQLADTYPDILEITVGNDQGSFIASPAIGDTTYDPRSTEWYTNGQNNNGSVYFSNIMKDSDSGEIYVEISQALSSGQGVASIKLDLAPLAEEISYVDVGGNGSLIIVDSNRTIAAWAGAIVEGGGGELGGALIDGIPVHPNTASSADEPMAFSQFVRTDLEYDLEVYNGVNALTGWNVIALMGHEDFIAAAKPILVTSLTVIIISTLLAGIIIFFILRSFMVPMQKLRTATRRVREGNLTERVDLKNKDEFGILANDFDQMTISLQSVVTELNQTSSLLSHTSQMIQESTEQTNASVQHVAETIQQTAERAVTGAESSEQTANAVEEMARGISTIAESASAIVDSAEETERAVANGGKTINQVGDQMENILEAVQETTALINELSNLSAEANRMNEAIADISRQTNLLSLNASIEAARAGEHGKGFAVVAGEVRMLSLQSKQSAEEIGATIGKMFDLIEKSTSLINDNVRNQVGEGMRISREASATISNIEQYTAHIVDQIQDVSAVSEQLAASTEQVSASVAEMAGISKVSADSAQTTSAAAQEQMAAMEEIAASSVQLSKTAENMQNLVRRFTL, encoded by the coding sequence ATGAGTACCCGACTTATTGCTGCTTTCCTAACGGTTCTTATCATTCCAACAGCACTTATCGGATATTTCTCTTATCACAGTGCACAAGAACAGGTTCAAAAAAGCATGACCGATCCGATGAATACGATATTAACCATGGCAGGGCAGCATATTAATAATCTGGTAGGGACAAAAGCAGAACTGTTAAGTTATATAGATCGCATGTTGAGTGCTGATGCCAGTCAGGTGAACATTGAAGCAGTGCAAGCAGAATTAAACCAGTTAGCAGATACATATCCTGATATTCTAGAAATTACTGTAGGTAACGATCAGGGCAGCTTTATTGCTTCTCCAGCGATTGGAGATACAACATATGATCCACGCAGTACGGAATGGTATACCAATGGTCAAAATAATAATGGATCGGTCTATTTCTCTAACATTATGAAAGACTCCGATTCCGGGGAGATTTATGTGGAGATATCCCAGGCTCTCTCAAGTGGACAAGGTGTAGCAAGCATAAAGCTTGATCTGGCACCATTAGCAGAAGAGATCTCCTACGTGGATGTTGGGGGTAATGGAAGTTTGATTATAGTCGACTCCAATCGAACCATTGCAGCTTGGGCTGGTGCTATTGTTGAAGGTGGAGGAGGAGAACTTGGCGGGGCACTTATTGACGGGATACCTGTCCATCCGAATACAGCATCTAGTGCTGATGAACCCATGGCATTCTCTCAATTTGTCCGAACGGACCTGGAATATGATTTGGAGGTTTACAACGGCGTTAATGCGTTAACCGGCTGGAATGTCATCGCTTTGATGGGGCATGAAGATTTCATTGCAGCAGCGAAACCAATATTGGTCACGAGTCTTACCGTAATTATCATTTCTACATTGCTGGCTGGCATTATCATATTCTTTATTTTGAGATCCTTCATGGTTCCTATGCAAAAATTAAGAACGGCAACCCGTCGTGTTCGGGAAGGGAATTTGACGGAACGGGTTGATCTTAAGAATAAAGATGAGTTCGGCATATTGGCGAATGATTTTGACCAAATGACCATTTCATTACAATCTGTCGTTACAGAACTTAATCAGACATCATCGCTTCTAAGCCATACCTCACAAATGATACAGGAAAGCACAGAACAAACGAACGCTTCCGTTCAACATGTTGCTGAAACGATCCAGCAGACCGCTGAAAGGGCAGTCACTGGTGCAGAAAGTTCTGAACAAACAGCGAACGCAGTGGAAGAGATGGCCAGAGGGATCAGTACCATAGCAGAGTCTGCCAGTGCTATTGTAGATTCGGCTGAGGAGACAGAGCGTGCTGTCGCGAACGGTGGGAAAACCATCAACCAGGTTGGCGACCAAATGGAGAACATCCTAGAGGCTGTTCAGGAAACAACAGCTTTGATTAACGAGCTGTCTAATCTATCAGCTGAAGCGAATAGAATGAACGAGGCAATTGCGGATATCTCTCGCCAAACGAATCTTCTATCTCTTAATGCTTCGATTGAAGCAGCGAGAGCAGGAGAGCATGGAAAAGGTTTTGCCGTTGTAGCAGGTGAAGTACGCATGCTGTCCTTGCAATCCAAACAAAGCGCGGAGGAAATTGGCGCAACCATCGGCAAAATGTTCGACCTGATCGAGAAATCCACATCACTAATTAATGATAACGTTCGAAATCAAGTCGGCGAAGGGATGCGCATCAGCCGCGAAGCTTCAGCAACTATATCGAACATTGAACAATATACGGCACATATCGTGGATCAGATCCAGGATGTGTCCGCAGTATCAGAGCAGCTGGCAGCAAGTACGGAGCAAGTCTCTGCTTCTGTGGCAGAAATGGCTGGTATCTCCAAAGTGTCTGCTGACAGTGCCCAGACTACTTCAGCAGCAGCCCAGGAGCAAATGGCGGCCATGGAGGAGATCGCTGCATCATCCGTGCAATTATCCAAAACGGCTGAAAATATGCAAAACTTGGTCCGTCGATTCACGCTCTAG
- a CDS encoding AraC family transcriptional regulator produces the protein MDTRHEQGQRYEDQDCIIIYVGKLAGNPQWSFPTHKHDDLHEIIYVNEGKGSFTIDGAKHLAQKGDLLIYNRGTLHEEKSDPEYPLSTFYCGFRFKEDIHSDADWVVPPGSEPIIRANRYSEELHSLMQTLFSEYSIREDGYERISQHVLKAVLLIIERMSRHQQSSEQIIRSNTLAESIKDYLDTNYRQNIKLKELAEQFHIDFYYLIHMYKNRYGTSPYHYLIQRRMGEATRLLVSTKKKIWEISKLVGYDNPNYFTILFTKTVGESPRSFRKRNQKDMFGDTTSHSS, from the coding sequence ATGGATACACGCCACGAACAAGGCCAACGATATGAAGATCAGGATTGTATCATTATTTATGTCGGGAAGCTGGCCGGCAATCCCCAGTGGAGTTTTCCGACTCATAAGCATGACGATTTGCACGAGATTATTTATGTTAATGAAGGCAAAGGATCATTCACCATTGATGGTGCGAAGCACTTGGCCCAAAAGGGAGACCTGCTCATATACAATAGAGGAACACTTCATGAAGAAAAGTCTGACCCCGAATATCCCTTATCCACCTTTTATTGTGGCTTTCGTTTCAAAGAGGATATCCATAGCGATGCCGATTGGGTCGTACCTCCAGGTAGTGAACCAATCATTCGTGCAAACCGGTATTCGGAAGAGCTGCATTCGTTAATGCAGACCTTATTCAGTGAATACTCCATTCGTGAGGATGGATACGAGCGCATCTCCCAGCATGTGTTGAAAGCCGTACTACTGATCATCGAACGCATGTCCCGCCATCAACAGTCTTCTGAACAGATTATACGGAGCAATACCCTTGCAGAGAGTATTAAGGACTACCTGGATACCAACTACCGGCAAAACATTAAACTGAAGGAACTCGCTGAACAGTTTCATATCGATTTCTATTACCTCATTCATATGTATAAGAATCGCTACGGCACCTCCCCTTATCATTACTTGATCCAACGACGAATGGGTGAAGCAACCCGGCTGTTAGTTTCAACCAAGAAGAAAATATGGGAAATTTCCAAGCTGGTTGGGTATGATAACCCCAATTACTTCACCATTCTTTTTACCAAAACGGTCGGTGAATCCCCGCGAAGCTTTCGCAAGCGAAATCAAAAAGACATGTTCGGGGATACTACCTCCCATTCATCTTAA